In Streptomyces dangxiongensis, one DNA window encodes the following:
- a CDS encoding exo-beta-N-acetylmuramidase NamZ family protein yields the protein MHLSRRNLLGSAAVAAVPAAPRHDDPATVRPRPGGPAAVSGRSGPGERATAPGGSRRGEPVRTGFERLAADGYALLEGRRVGVVTNPTGITRDADHIVDVLHADPRVALTAVFGPEHGFRGTAQAGGSEGRHDDPATGLPVYDTYLRSGRALADVFTASGVDTVVFDIQDVGARFYTYVWTLYDCMEAAQLAGLRLVVLDRPNPVTGREALGPVLHREFATFVGRQPVAQAHGMTVAELARLFNGEFLATPVGLETVRMSGWRREAFYDDCGLPWVPPSPNMPTPDTALVYSGTCMFEGTNLSEGRGTTRPFELLGAEGVDGRWAAAVNGLGLPGVRFREAYFTPTFSKFQGRTVGGVQIHVTDRAAYDPVRTGIALLVTARQVWDGFAWRSDDWIDKLTGSARVRTMIDAGAGTDEVTGAWQDELAAFRRTRRKYLLYK from the coding sequence ATGCACCTGTCCCGACGGAACCTGCTCGGATCGGCCGCGGTGGCGGCCGTTCCCGCCGCACCCCGGCACGACGACCCCGCGACCGTCCGGCCCCGCCCCGGCGGACCCGCGGCCGTCTCCGGCAGGTCCGGGCCCGGCGAACGCGCGACCGCCCCCGGCGGGTCCCGGCGCGGCGAGCCCGTGCGCACCGGCTTCGAGAGACTCGCGGCCGACGGGTACGCCCTGCTGGAGGGCCGGCGCGTCGGCGTCGTCACCAACCCCACCGGCATCACCCGGGACGCCGATCACATCGTCGACGTCCTGCACGCCGACCCCCGTGTCGCGCTGACCGCGGTCTTCGGCCCGGAACACGGCTTCAGGGGCACCGCGCAGGCGGGCGGTTCCGAGGGGCGCCACGACGACCCCGCGACCGGCCTCCCGGTCTACGACACCTACCTCAGGAGCGGCCGGGCGCTCGCCGACGTCTTCACCGCCTCCGGCGTCGACACGGTCGTCTTCGACATCCAGGACGTCGGCGCGCGGTTCTACACGTACGTCTGGACCCTGTACGACTGCATGGAGGCGGCCCAGCTCGCCGGCCTGCGCCTCGTCGTCCTGGACCGCCCGAACCCGGTGACCGGCCGCGAGGCCCTGGGGCCGGTCCTGCACCGGGAGTTCGCCACCTTCGTCGGCCGGCAGCCGGTCGCGCAGGCCCACGGGATGACCGTCGCGGAGCTGGCCCGCCTGTTCAACGGGGAGTTCCTCGCCACGCCCGTCGGCCTGGAGACCGTCCGCATGTCGGGCTGGCGGCGCGAGGCGTTCTACGACGACTGCGGCCTGCCCTGGGTGCCGCCGAGCCCGAACATGCCGACCCCGGACACGGCGTTGGTGTACTCCGGCACCTGCATGTTCGAGGGCACCAACCTCTCCGAGGGCCGCGGCACGACCCGGCCGTTCGAACTCCTCGGCGCCGAGGGCGTCGACGGGCGCTGGGCCGCCGCCGTGAACGGGCTCGGGCTGCCGGGCGTGCGGTTCCGGGAGGCGTACTTCACGCCCACGTTCTCCAAGTTCCAGGGCAGGACGGTCGGCGGGGTGCAGATCCATGTGACCGACCGGGCCGCCTACGACCCCGTACGCACCGGGATCGCGCTGCTCGTGACCGCCCGGCAGGTCTGGGACGGCTTCGCCTGGCGGTCCGACGACTGGATCGACAAACTGACCGGTTCCGCCCGGGTGCGCACGATGATCGACGCGGGCGCCGGCACCGACGAGGTGACGGGCGCCTGGCAGGACGAACTGGCCGCGTTCCGGCGGACCCGGCGGAAATATCTCCTCTACAAGTGA
- a CDS encoding type III PLP-dependent enzyme domain-containing protein: MTAVPLDAVRRERVLQEAVRRRLLDPEQSLLAAFVDLDGVAATVRALHDAFPGSPEVRGVLHTFAAKANCLVPVLAELAGHGMGCEVATAGELARALAAGFPAERIVFDSPAKTRAELERALELGVAVNADSFQELERIDGLLGGRVPASRIGVRLNCQVGGGAIAAMSTATSTSKFGVPLTDPGNRERLMRAFDTYPWLSWVHTHTGSQGCPLDLMARGVAQAVEFADQVTAAFGEGRIAGIDIGGGLPVNFADDEVTPTFGMYVEQLRAHAPRLFEGGYAVVTEFGRSLLAKNGFMAAYVEYTKSAGGRPIAVTHAGVQVATRTVFSPDAWPLRIEAHDPSGTAKRGRPVRQDIAGPACFAGDLLARDRALPALEPGDLVVVPDTGAYYFSTPFRYNSLPEPAVYGVRTDADGGVAFTVVRPAQDPWQLSEQDGVDPLSQDPVPVRAGDAR; this comes from the coding sequence ATGACCGCTGTGCCCCTCGACGCCGTACGTCGCGAACGGGTTCTCCAGGAGGCCGTGCGGCGGAGGCTGCTGGACCCGGAGCAGTCCCTGCTGGCCGCCTTCGTCGACCTCGACGGTGTCGCGGCCACCGTCCGGGCCCTGCACGACGCCTTCCCCGGCTCCCCCGAGGTCCGCGGCGTCCTGCACACGTTCGCCGCGAAGGCCAACTGCCTGGTGCCCGTCCTGGCGGAACTGGCGGGGCACGGCATGGGCTGCGAGGTCGCGACCGCGGGTGAGCTGGCCCGGGCGCTGGCGGCCGGGTTCCCGGCCGAGCGGATCGTCTTCGACTCCCCCGCCAAGACCCGGGCGGAGCTGGAGCGGGCGCTGGAGCTGGGCGTGGCCGTCAACGCGGACAGCTTCCAGGAGCTGGAGCGGATCGACGGGCTGCTCGGCGGCCGTGTTCCGGCGTCGCGGATCGGGGTGCGCCTGAACTGCCAGGTCGGCGGGGGTGCCATCGCCGCGATGAGCACCGCCACGAGCACCTCCAAATTCGGTGTCCCGCTGACGGATCCGGGCAACCGGGAGCGGCTGATGCGGGCGTTCGACACGTACCCGTGGCTGAGCTGGGTGCACACGCACACCGGGTCCCAGGGGTGCCCCCTGGACCTGATGGCCCGCGGGGTGGCGCAGGCGGTGGAGTTCGCCGACCAGGTGACGGCCGCGTTCGGGGAGGGCAGGATCGCGGGCATCGACATCGGCGGCGGGCTTCCCGTCAACTTCGCCGACGACGAGGTCACCCCCACCTTCGGGATGTACGTCGAGCAGCTCAGGGCGCACGCGCCGCGGCTCTTCGAGGGCGGGTACGCGGTCGTCACCGAGTTCGGCCGGTCCCTCCTGGCCAAGAACGGTTTCATGGCCGCGTACGTCGAGTACACCAAGAGTGCGGGGGGCCGGCCGATCGCGGTGACCCACGCCGGTGTCCAGGTCGCCACCCGGACCGTGTTCAGTCCGGACGCCTGGCCGCTGCGGATCGAGGCGCACGATCCGTCCGGCACGGCCAAGCGGGGGCGGCCCGTGCGCCAGGACATCGCGGGCCCCGCCTGCTTCGCCGGTGACCTGCTGGCCCGCGACCGCGCGCTGCCCGCGCTGGAGCCGGGCGACCTCGTGGTGGTGCCGGACACCGGTGCCTACTACTTCTCCACGCCGTTCAGGTACAACAGCCTGCCCGAACCCGCCGTGTACGGGGTCCGGACGGACGCGGACGGCGGCGTCGCGTTCACCGTCGTCCGTCCGGCGCAGGACCCGTGGCAGCTCTCGGAGCAGGACGGCGTGGACCCGCTGTCCCAGGACCCGGTGCCCGTCCGGGCCGGCGACGCGCGGTGA
- a CDS encoding TetR/AcrR family transcriptional regulator, with protein sequence MPRTTDGDGTPVPQRLLAAATRLFAERGYDRTSVQEIVEAAGVTKGALYHYFGSKDDLLHEVYARVLRLQQERLDHFAGLDAPVETRLRDAAADVVVTTIDNLDDAMIFFRSMHHLSPEKNKQVRAERRRYHERFRALVEEGQKAGVFSTATPADLVVDYHFGSVHHLSTWYRPGGPLTPQEVADHLADLLLRALRP encoded by the coding sequence GTGCCCAGGACGACGGACGGAGACGGTACGCCCGTCCCGCAGCGGCTGCTGGCCGCCGCCACCCGGCTCTTCGCCGAGCGCGGTTACGACCGCACCTCCGTGCAGGAGATCGTGGAGGCGGCCGGCGTCACCAAGGGCGCGCTGTACCACTACTTCGGCTCCAAGGACGACCTGCTGCACGAGGTGTACGCACGCGTGCTGCGCCTCCAGCAGGAGCGGCTGGACCACTTCGCGGGCCTGGACGCGCCCGTGGAGACGCGGCTCAGGGACGCGGCCGCCGACGTGGTCGTCACCACGATCGACAACCTCGACGACGCGATGATCTTCTTCCGCTCCATGCACCACCTGAGCCCGGAGAAGAACAAGCAGGTCCGCGCCGAGCGCCGGCGCTACCACGAGCGGTTCCGCGCGCTCGTCGAGGAGGGCCAGAAGGCGGGGGTCTTCTCCACCGCGACCCCGGCCGACCTGGTGGTGGACTACCACTTCGGCTCCGTCCACCACCTGTCGACGTGGTACCGCCCGGGCGGCCCCCTCACCCCCCAGGAGGTCGCCGACCACCTCGCCGACCTCCTGCTGCGCGCACTGCGCCCCTGA
- a CDS encoding class I adenylate-forming enzyme family protein: MTLSRYAARPWLALLDEAQRAPVTPADSLVHALREAVAAAPDRAFLAYFDARLSYREADELSDGVAAHLAARGLARGDRVAVLLQNSPHFVLAVLGAWKAGATVVPVNPMYKAGEVGHVLRDGEVTALICSDRAWESYLRRTAAGSPVRIVLTACERDFQTRDDPRVLSFERLPPAADADDLVTVARQGGPAPADRAPHPDDIALISYTSGTSGAPKGATNTHANIMHNAERQATGLDLPQPPVYHALAPLFHITGMVCQFGACLNSAGTLVLTYRFEPGVVLEAFAEHRPHYTVGPSTAYMALAAHPDVTREHFASFTNISSGGAPVPPALVERFRERFGPYIRVGYGLTECTAPCASVPPGLEAPVDPVSGTLSVGLPGADTVVRILDEQGEEVPFGEQGEIVVRGPQVVPGYWRRPEATAETFPGGELRTGDIGFMDEQGWLYVVDRKKDMINASGFKVWPREVEDVLYTHPAVREAAVVGVPDGYRGETVKAYISLRPGAEADPDELAGYCKERLAAYKYPRQVEILPELPKTASGKILRRELRSRTDD; this comes from the coding sequence GTGACCCTCTCCCGCTACGCCGCCCGCCCCTGGCTCGCGCTGCTCGACGAGGCCCAGCGCGCCCCGGTCACCCCCGCCGACTCGCTCGTGCACGCGCTGCGCGAGGCCGTGGCCGCGGCCCCGGACCGCGCCTTCCTCGCCTACTTCGACGCCCGCCTGAGCTACCGCGAGGCCGACGAGCTGAGCGACGGTGTCGCCGCCCACCTCGCCGCCCGCGGCCTGGCCCGCGGCGACCGGGTGGCCGTCCTCCTCCAGAACTCCCCGCACTTCGTGCTCGCGGTCCTCGGCGCCTGGAAGGCGGGCGCGACCGTCGTCCCCGTCAACCCCATGTACAAGGCGGGCGAGGTGGGGCACGTCCTGCGGGACGGTGAGGTGACCGCGCTGATCTGCTCCGACCGGGCCTGGGAGTCGTACCTGCGCCGGACGGCCGCCGGCTCGCCGGTGCGGATCGTCCTCACCGCGTGCGAGCGGGACTTCCAGACGCGCGACGACCCGCGCGTCCTGTCCTTCGAGCGGCTGCCCCCGGCCGCGGACGCCGACGACCTGGTCACCGTGGCCCGGCAGGGCGGCCCCGCCCCCGCGGACCGCGCGCCGCACCCGGACGACATCGCGTTGATCAGCTACACCTCGGGCACCAGCGGCGCACCCAAGGGCGCCACCAACACGCACGCCAACATCATGCACAACGCCGAGCGGCAGGCCACCGGGCTCGACCTGCCCCAGCCGCCCGTCTACCACGCCCTCGCACCGCTGTTCCACATCACCGGCATGGTCTGCCAGTTCGGCGCCTGCCTGAACAGTGCGGGCACCCTGGTCCTCACCTACCGTTTCGAGCCCGGCGTCGTCCTGGAGGCCTTCGCCGAGCACCGCCCGCACTACACGGTCGGCCCCTCCACCGCCTACATGGCGCTCGCCGCCCACCCCGACGTCACCCGCGAGCACTTCGCCTCCTTCACCAACATCTCCTCCGGCGGCGCCCCGGTGCCGCCGGCCCTGGTGGAACGGTTCCGCGAGCGCTTCGGGCCGTACATCCGCGTCGGCTACGGCCTCACCGAGTGCACCGCCCCCTGTGCCTCCGTCCCGCCCGGCCTGGAGGCACCCGTGGACCCGGTCTCCGGGACGCTGTCCGTCGGCCTGCCCGGCGCGGACACGGTGGTGCGCATCCTGGACGAGCAGGGCGAGGAGGTGCCCTTCGGCGAACAGGGCGAGATCGTCGTGCGCGGCCCCCAGGTGGTCCCCGGGTACTGGCGGCGCCCCGAGGCCACCGCCGAGACCTTCCCCGGCGGCGAGCTGCGCACCGGCGACATCGGGTTCATGGACGAACAGGGCTGGCTCTACGTCGTCGACCGCAAGAAGGACATGATCAACGCCTCGGGCTTCAAGGTGTGGCCGCGCGAGGTCGAGGACGTGCTGTACACCCATCCGGCGGTGCGCGAGGCGGCCGTCGTCGGCGTCCCCGACGGGTACCGTGGCGAGACCGTCAAGGCCTATATCAGCCTGCGTCCGGGAGCCGAGGCGGACCCGGACGAACTCGCGGGGTACTGCAAGGAGAGACTGGCCGCCTACAAGTATCCGCGGCAGGTGGAGATCCTGCCCGAACTGCCCAAGACGGCGAGTGGGAAGATCCTCCGTCGGGAACTGCGTTCCCGCACCGACGACTAG
- a CDS encoding acyl-CoA dehydrogenase family protein, with translation MDFAFDARTEELRARLLAFMDEYVHPAEAVAEEQRAGLASPWDTPAVVEELKAEARRQGLWNLFLPDTEYGAGLTNLQYAPLAEITGRSPHLAPTATNCAAPDTGNMEVLAQFGSAEQKKQWLEPLLAGEIRSAFAMTEPEVASSDATNITTHIERDGDEYVITGRKWYISGAMNPDCAVFIVMGKTDPDGADIRRQQSMVLVPRDTPGVTVRRAMRVFGYEDHSHGGHAEVVFDHARVPVANLVGEEGGGFAIAQARLGPGRIHHCMRLIGMAERAIELMCRRAVSRTAFGKTLAQQGVVQNWIADARVTVEQLRLLVLKTAWLMDTVGNRGAHTEIQAIKIATPRAVVGILDRAIQLHGAGGVSQDLPLAELYASARTLMLADGPDEVHQRSLARRELKKYS, from the coding sequence ATGGACTTCGCGTTCGACGCGCGCACCGAGGAGCTGCGCGCCAGGCTCCTCGCCTTCATGGACGAGTACGTCCACCCGGCCGAGGCCGTGGCCGAGGAGCAGCGGGCCGGGCTGGCGTCCCCCTGGGACACCCCGGCCGTGGTCGAGGAGCTGAAGGCCGAGGCCCGCAGGCAGGGCCTGTGGAACCTGTTCCTGCCGGACACCGAGTACGGTGCCGGGCTGACCAACCTCCAGTACGCGCCGCTCGCCGAGATCACCGGCCGCTCCCCGCACCTCGCGCCCACCGCGACGAACTGCGCCGCGCCCGACACCGGCAACATGGAGGTGCTGGCGCAGTTCGGCAGCGCGGAGCAGAAGAAGCAGTGGCTGGAGCCGCTGCTCGCCGGTGAGATCCGCTCGGCGTTCGCGATGACCGAGCCGGAGGTGGCCTCCTCCGACGCCACGAACATCACCACGCACATCGAGCGGGACGGCGACGAGTACGTCATCACCGGCCGCAAGTGGTACATCTCCGGGGCGATGAACCCGGACTGCGCCGTCTTCATCGTCATGGGCAAGACCGACCCGGACGGGGCGGACATCCGCCGCCAGCAGTCCATGGTCCTGGTCCCGCGCGACACGCCGGGCGTCACCGTGCGGCGCGCCATGCGGGTGTTCGGGTACGAGGACCACTCCCACGGCGGCCACGCCGAGGTCGTCTTCGACCACGCGCGCGTACCGGTGGCCAACCTGGTCGGCGAGGAGGGCGGTGGCTTCGCCATCGCCCAGGCCCGGCTCGGCCCCGGCCGGATCCACCACTGCATGCGGCTGATCGGGATGGCCGAGCGGGCGATCGAGCTGATGTGCCGGCGGGCCGTGTCCCGTACCGCGTTCGGCAAGACGCTGGCCCAGCAGGGGGTGGTGCAGAACTGGATCGCCGACGCCCGGGTCACCGTCGAGCAGCTACGGCTGCTGGTGCTGAAGACGGCCTGGCTGATGGACACCGTCGGCAACCGGGGCGCCCACACGGAGATCCAGGCCATCAAGATCGCCACCCCGCGCGCGGTGGTCGGCATCCTCGACCGCGCGATCCAACTGCACGGCGCGGGCGGGGTGAGCCAGGACCTTCCGCTGGCCGAGCTGTACGCGAGCGCCCGCACCCTGATGCTCGCCGACGGCCCGGACGAGGTGCACCAGCGGTCGCTGGCCCGCAGGGAACTGAAGAAGTACAGCTGA
- a CDS encoding SDR family oxidoreductase, with amino-acid sequence MVEAVQDAGVIVTGAGGGIGAALARRFAAEGARVVVNDLDAGKAEAVAEEIGGIAVPGDASTVVGPARDALGGTVDVYCANAGVAFEDGDLGGTLDEYSWATSWDVNLMAHVRAAHALLPDWLERGGGRFVSTVSAAGLLTMIGAPSYSVTKHGAHAFAEWLSLTYRHRGIKVHAICPQGVRTDMLSATGSAGDLVLRPTAIEPQDVAEALFRGIEEDRFLILPHPEVAGFYQARAEDPDRWLATMNHIQQKWEAGR; translated from the coding sequence ATGGTGGAAGCCGTGCAGGATGCCGGAGTGATCGTCACCGGAGCGGGCGGTGGGATCGGGGCCGCGCTGGCCCGGCGGTTCGCCGCCGAGGGCGCCCGGGTCGTGGTCAACGACCTGGACGCCGGTAAGGCCGAGGCCGTGGCCGAGGAGATCGGCGGGATCGCCGTGCCCGGCGACGCCTCCACGGTCGTCGGCCCGGCCCGGGACGCGCTCGGCGGCACGGTCGACGTCTACTGCGCCAACGCCGGGGTCGCCTTCGAGGACGGCGACCTCGGCGGCACCCTGGACGAGTACTCCTGGGCGACGTCCTGGGACGTCAACCTGATGGCCCACGTCCGCGCGGCCCACGCCCTGCTGCCGGACTGGCTGGAGCGGGGCGGCGGCCGGTTCGTGTCCACCGTCTCCGCCGCCGGCCTGCTGACGATGATCGGCGCGCCCTCCTACAGTGTGACCAAGCACGGCGCCCACGCCTTCGCCGAGTGGCTGTCGCTGACGTACCGCCACCGGGGGATCAAGGTGCACGCCATCTGCCCGCAGGGCGTCCGCACCGACATGCTGTCCGCCACCGGCAGCGCGGGCGACCTGGTGCTCCGGCCCACCGCGATCGAACCGCAGGACGTGGCCGAGGCGCTGTTCCGGGGCATCGAGGAGGACCGCTTCCTGATCCTGCCGCACCCCGAGGTCGCCGGCTTCTACCAGGCGCGGGCCGAGGACCCCGACCGCTGGCTCGCGACCATGAACCACATCCAGCAGAAGTGGGAGGCCGGCCGGTGA
- a CDS encoding PucR family transcriptional regulator, giving the protein MADSREQPGWGVAESKVTLERLLSVVGPGALELDTAPGGLAVAVGGVAVLDVLDPAIRPRELVLAVGVGAGSPQAVDVLRRAGDAGAAGVVFGPDRPEGAAGALRAAAREAGTAVFFRTWYRWDELVVVLRAGLAAAGAAPLSAAPGPALGDLDALADAVAALVGGSVTIEDTESRVLAFSSTEENVDEMRRLTILGRRVPPWRVAAMRDAGFFRALWTADDVLHRRAQGDNPERLVCAVRAGSEVLGSVWVAAVGGRPLSPNASEALRAASREAAAHLLHHRTRGADSRLVEDAARALLEERGSAEVLAARASLPAQEPCAVLAVGLGAGTSAQAAPDDPSRLFGPLALHCAALGHRIVVVPAGGRALVLVSALDQDAEGAREQVTRLGTSLADRLSATTGAPLRVGLGEVVPALARAAESRRSAEQALKALVRTGGARSVARVADVADTIGVLRVLEALRDLELPPGTSVARLAASDAGPGGGHLVRSLRAYLDHFGDVSAAAHALSVHPNSLRYRLGRITAVSDLDLGSPDARLLAQLQLRLGDPDGEAGPGS; this is encoded by the coding sequence GTGGCCGATTCGCGGGAGCAGCCGGGGTGGGGCGTGGCGGAGAGCAAGGTGACCCTGGAGCGTTTGCTGTCGGTGGTGGGGCCGGGGGCCCTGGAGCTGGACACGGCCCCGGGCGGGCTGGCCGTCGCCGTCGGCGGTGTCGCCGTACTGGACGTGCTGGATCCCGCGATCCGGCCGCGGGAGCTGGTGCTGGCGGTCGGTGTCGGTGCCGGCTCGCCCCAGGCGGTGGACGTCCTGCGCCGGGCCGGCGACGCCGGGGCCGCCGGGGTGGTCTTCGGCCCGGACCGCCCCGAGGGTGCCGCCGGTGCCCTGCGGGCGGCGGCCCGGGAGGCCGGTACGGCGGTGTTCTTCCGCACCTGGTACCGGTGGGACGAGCTGGTCGTGGTGCTGCGGGCCGGGCTGGCCGCGGCCGGGGCCGCGCCGTTGTCCGCGGCCCCCGGGCCGGCCCTGGGGGACCTGGACGCGCTGGCCGACGCGGTGGCCGCGCTGGTCGGCGGTTCGGTGACCATCGAGGACACCGAGTCCCGGGTGCTGGCCTTCTCCTCGACCGAGGAGAACGTGGACGAGATGCGCCGGCTGACCATCCTCGGACGGCGCGTTCCCCCCTGGCGCGTGGCCGCCATGCGGGACGCCGGCTTCTTCCGTGCCCTGTGGACGGCGGACGACGTGCTGCACCGCAGGGCGCAGGGCGACAACCCCGAACGCCTGGTGTGCGCCGTCCGCGCGGGCAGCGAGGTGCTGGGGTCCGTCTGGGTGGCCGCGGTCGGCGGCCGGCCCCTGTCCCCGAACGCGTCGGAGGCCCTGCGCGCGGCGTCCCGGGAGGCCGCCGCCCATCTGCTGCACCACCGCACGCGCGGCGCGGACAGCCGGCTGGTGGAGGACGCGGCGCGGGCGCTGCTGGAGGAGCGCGGCTCGGCCGAGGTGCTGGCCGCGCGGGCGTCGCTGCCGGCGCAGGAGCCCTGCGCCGTGCTGGCGGTGGGCCTCGGTGCGGGCACGTCCGCACAGGCCGCGCCCGACGATCCGTCGCGGCTGTTCGGTCCGCTCGCCCTGCACTGCGCGGCGCTCGGCCACCGGATCGTGGTGGTGCCGGCCGGCGGCAGGGCCCTGGTGCTGGTGTCCGCGCTGGACCAGGACGCGGAGGGGGCCCGTGAGCAGGTGACGAGGCTGGGGACGTCGCTGGCCGACCGGTTGTCGGCCACGACGGGCGCGCCGCTGCGGGTCGGACTGGGTGAGGTGGTGCCGGCGCTGGCGCGGGCCGCCGAGTCGCGCCGGAGCGCCGAGCAGGCTCTGAAGGCGCTCGTCCGGACCGGGGGCGCGCGCAGCGTCGCCCGGGTGGCGGACGTGGCCGACACGATCGGCGTGCTCCGGGTGCTGGAGGCGCTGCGGGACCTGGAGCTGCCGCCGGGGACCTCGGTGGCGCGGCTGGCCGCGTCCGACGCCGGACCGGGCGGAGGCCACCTGGTGAGGTCGCTGCGGGCCTACCTCGACCACTTCGGTGACGTGTCCGCGGCGGCGCACGCCCTCTCGGTCCACCCCAACAGCCTGCGGTACCGGCTGGGCCGGATCACCGCCGTCTCGGACCTGGATCTCGGCAGTCCGGACGCCCGTCTGCTGGCGCAACTGCAACTGCGCCTCGGGGATCCGGACGGGGAGGCGGGGCCCGGGTCGTGA
- a CDS encoding serine-threonine protein kinase — protein MTDPGTNVTPYWELTFDADGDGDALERDRLLAQVTEHGVRDLVVFSHGWNNDRSGATALYRRFLAPFPRLAPKARLGYAGVIWPSMRFSDEPVPDFPGSVAAVAAAPRRGLDEGTRRALSETFPGRAAVVDRLAGMLDERPGGAGGLTEFGRLARSLADGEPACAADTDEAGEPAVSGGDPVAACEQFAEALDALDAAGGTARFSLPNPWDGAKELLRQLTYHQMKGRAGTVGERGLGPLLGRLAAVAPGVRVHLVGHSFGGRLVAFALRGLPEGVDTVKSVTLLQGAFSHYAFTARLPHAPDRAGALRDRQRRVDGPLVCCYSHFDAALGTFYPLASRLAGDDRSCVGSEIAAVLGPRWGALGHDGVQGVPGTARLDLAAALSGALPASGCVNVDAASVVRRGGAPTGAHSDIVHPELARLVMAAGRIG, from the coding sequence ATGACGGATCCTGGGACGAACGTGACTCCCTACTGGGAGCTGACCTTCGACGCGGACGGGGACGGCGACGCCTTGGAACGCGACCGGCTGCTGGCGCAGGTCACCGAGCACGGCGTACGTGACCTGGTCGTCTTCTCGCACGGCTGGAACAACGACCGTTCGGGCGCGACCGCGCTGTACCGCCGCTTCCTCGCCCCGTTCCCACGGCTCGCGCCGAAGGCCCGGCTCGGGTACGCCGGCGTGATCTGGCCGTCGATGCGGTTCAGCGACGAGCCGGTCCCGGACTTCCCGGGATCCGTGGCGGCCGTGGCGGCGGCACCGCGCCGGGGACTGGACGAGGGCACCCGGCGCGCGCTGTCGGAGACGTTCCCGGGCCGGGCGGCGGTGGTGGACCGGCTGGCCGGGATGCTCGACGAACGGCCGGGCGGCGCCGGGGGGCTGACGGAGTTCGGCCGGCTGGCGCGGTCGCTGGCGGACGGGGAGCCGGCGTGCGCCGCCGACACGGACGAGGCCGGTGAACCGGCCGTGTCCGGCGGCGATCCGGTGGCCGCGTGCGAGCAGTTCGCCGAGGCGCTGGACGCGCTGGACGCGGCGGGAGGCACCGCGCGGTTCAGCCTGCCGAACCCGTGGGACGGCGCGAAGGAACTGCTGCGGCAGCTCACGTACCACCAGATGAAGGGGCGGGCCGGGACGGTCGGCGAGCGGGGGCTGGGGCCGCTGCTCGGGCGGCTGGCCGCGGTGGCGCCCGGGGTGCGGGTGCATCTGGTCGGGCACAGCTTCGGCGGCCGGCTGGTGGCGTTCGCGCTGCGCGGGCTGCCCGAGGGGGTGGACACGGTCAAGTCCGTGACCCTGCTCCAAGGTGCCTTCTCGCACTACGCGTTCACGGCCCGGTTGCCGCACGCCCCGGACCGGGCGGGGGCGCTCAGGGACCGGCAGCGGCGCGTCGACGGTCCCCTGGTCTGCTGCTACTCGCACTTCGACGCGGCTCTCGGCACGTTCTACCCGCTGGCCTCCCGGCTGGCCGGGGACGACCGTTCCTGCGTGGGCAGCGAGATCGCGGCCGTACTGGGCCCGCGGTGGGGCGCCCTCGGCCACGACGGGGTGCAGGGGGTGCCGGGCACCGCCCGGCTGGACCTGGCGGCGGCCCTGAGCGGTGCGCTGCCCGCGTCGGGGTGCGTGAACGTCGACGCGGCGTCCGTGGTGCGGCGCGGGGGCGCGCCGACCGGGGCGCACAGCGACATCGTGCACCCCGAACTGGCCCGGCTGGTGATGGCGGCGGGCCGCATCGGCTGA